Proteins encoded by one window of Synergistes jonesii:
- a CDS encoding MogA/MoaB family molybdenum cofactor biosynthesis protein, whose translation MRILRLYAPSLEGEHTLCYVHANGAGCSCVNDAELPLRFARAGEPLVAEKFAGALTVVLPPEAGVEEGDFLSVDEGALLRWNAAGEKFIVCAAGFIGVSQFAEIWKPLRSAVLTVSDKGSRGERVDTAGPELERLAFLQGCVTEERKIVPDDPDAIREAVCAWAAKGISLILTTGGTGLSPRDNTPEALLSIADKFVPGFGEMMRMQTLKYTPRAFLTRSLAIVRGASLIIAFPGSRRGASQCFEAVSGGLRHAVETLIGASSDCGGHRRGA comes from the coding sequence ATGAGGATATTAAGGCTTTACGCGCCGTCTTTAGAGGGCGAGCACACTCTTTGCTACGTCCACGCCAACGGTGCGGGCTGCAGCTGCGTCAACGACGCCGAGCTCCCGCTGAGATTCGCGCGCGCCGGCGAGCCTCTCGTCGCAGAAAAATTCGCCGGCGCGCTGACGGTCGTGCTGCCGCCAGAGGCGGGCGTCGAAGAGGGCGATTTCCTTTCCGTCGACGAAGGCGCGCTGCTGCGCTGGAACGCGGCCGGCGAAAAATTTATCGTATGCGCGGCGGGATTTATCGGCGTTTCGCAGTTCGCTGAGATATGGAAGCCGCTGCGGAGCGCGGTCCTCACCGTGAGCGACAAGGGGAGCCGCGGCGAGCGCGTCGACACGGCCGGTCCGGAGCTCGAACGCCTCGCCTTTCTTCAGGGCTGCGTTACCGAGGAAAGAAAAATCGTGCCCGACGACCCCGACGCGATACGCGAAGCCGTGTGCGCATGGGCCGCTAAGGGGATAAGCTTGATACTGACGACCGGGGGCACGGGGCTTTCTCCGCGCGACAACACGCCGGAGGCGCTTCTTTCGATCGCCGACAAATTCGTCCCGGGCTTCGGCGAGATGATGAGGATGCAGACGCTTAAGTACACGCCGCGCGCCTTCCTTACGCGCTCGCTCGCGATCGTGCGCGGAGCTTCTCTTATAATAGCCTTCCCGGGCAGCAGGCGCGGCGCTTCGCAGTGCTTCGAAGCGGTGAGCGGCGGACTGCGTCACGCCGTCGAGACCCTCATCGGCGCGTCCTCAGATTGCGGCGGGCATCGTCGTGGCGCCTGA
- a CDS encoding cupin domain-containing protein, translating into MRIDFNKLKEISISGMNGGSGEIFAKLSPLPKGKVIYSRLPKGASIGMHGHKTSTDINFVVSGEGKSFCGGAEEKLYPGICCCALAGDSHSIINTGEEELVLFTVVVEP; encoded by the coding sequence ATGAGAATCGATTTCAATAAGCTGAAAGAAATATCGATAAGCGGCATGAACGGCGGGAGCGGAGAAATCTTTGCGAAGCTTTCGCCCCTGCCTAAGGGGAAAGTAATATATTCGCGGCTGCCGAAGGGCGCCTCGATAGGAATGCACGGACATAAGACGAGCACGGACATAAATTTCGTCGTCAGCGGCGAGGGAAAATCGTTCTGCGGCGGTGCAGAAGAAAAACTTTATCCCGGCATCTGCTGCTGCGCGCTCGCCGGAGATTCGCACAGCATAATCAACACCGGCGAAGAGGAACTCGTGCTCTTTACGGTCGTCGTCGAGCCGTGA
- the moaC gene encoding cyclic pyranopterin monophosphate synthase MoaC, producing the protein MGEYTHFDADGRPTLVDVGDKSVTKRTALAEGWLYLPEEIFHTVSQGAVKKGDPLRIAELGGIMGAKRTPELIPLCHNIRLDNVKVRCDLDGEKKAVKITCEASANEVTGVEMEALTGVSAAALTFYDMCKGIDKGMVIKDIRLLSKTGGKSGEWVAEKGYGK; encoded by the coding sequence ATGGGAGAATACACGCACTTTGACGCAGACGGGCGCCCGACGCTCGTCGACGTCGGCGACAAATCCGTTACTAAGAGGACGGCGCTGGCGGAGGGGTGGCTCTACCTGCCCGAGGAGATTTTCCATACCGTTTCGCAGGGCGCGGTGAAGAAGGGCGATCCGTTAAGGATAGCCGAGCTCGGCGGTATAATGGGCGCTAAGAGGACGCCGGAGCTGATACCTCTATGCCACAACATACGCCTCGACAACGTTAAGGTGCGCTGCGACCTCGACGGCGAAAAGAAGGCGGTGAAGATCACCTGCGAAGCGTCGGCGAACGAGGTCACCGGCGTCGAGATGGAGGCCCTGACCGGGGTCTCGGCCGCGGCTCTGACCTTCTACGACATGTGCAAAGGCATCGACAAGGGCATGGTGATAAAGGACATACGCCTGCTGAGTAAGACCGGCGGCAAGAGCGGCGAATGGGTCGCTGAAAAAGGGTACGGGAAATAA
- the moaA gene encoding GTP 3',8-cyclase MoaA: MAEVKELRDGYGRRLNYLRISVTDRCNYRCLYCMPSEGVKCLSHAEILRYEDIKFLCRVFRGLGVEKFRFTGGEPLVRRGLVSFMKELREEMPDVKMAMTTNASLLGSCARELAEARIDSLNVSLDTLDAEKFAKVTRVGSIDAVFEGISAAKAAGIKNIKLNAVLIRGFNDGEVPALLSFARREGLLLRLIEFMPLQESIWKKDAFIVGRDLLAALPEGAAWEKSGRCGGSDGPAEYYVNRKTGDKIGIIAAVSNHFCKSCNRLRVSAEGKLRTCLFNPQETPLKEVIRRRDERLLREVIVAAAAEKPRCWDVVNNGDIKMSGIGG, translated from the coding sequence ATGGCCGAAGTGAAGGAGCTGAGAGACGGCTACGGACGCAGGCTGAACTATCTGCGCATATCCGTGACCGACAGATGCAACTACCGCTGCCTCTACTGCATGCCGTCGGAGGGAGTCAAATGCTTGAGCCACGCCGAGATACTGCGCTACGAGGATATAAAATTCCTCTGCCGCGTCTTCCGCGGGCTCGGCGTCGAAAAATTCCGCTTCACCGGCGGCGAGCCTCTCGTGCGCAGGGGGCTCGTCTCCTTTATGAAGGAGCTGCGCGAAGAGATGCCCGACGTGAAGATGGCCATGACGACCAACGCGTCGCTGCTCGGAAGCTGTGCGCGCGAACTGGCCGAGGCGCGCATAGATTCGCTGAACGTCAGCCTCGATACGCTCGACGCGGAAAAATTCGCCAAGGTGACGCGCGTCGGCAGCATAGACGCAGTCTTTGAAGGGATATCCGCGGCGAAGGCCGCCGGGATTAAAAACATAAAGCTCAACGCTGTGCTGATAAGAGGCTTCAACGACGGCGAGGTGCCCGCGCTGCTTTCGTTCGCGCGGCGCGAAGGGCTGCTGCTGCGCCTAATCGAATTCATGCCGTTGCAGGAGAGCATTTGGAAGAAGGACGCTTTCATCGTCGGCCGCGACCTGCTCGCGGCGCTGCCTGAAGGCGCGGCCTGGGAGAAGAGCGGAAGGTGCGGCGGCAGCGATGGACCGGCGGAGTATTATGTGAATAGAAAGACCGGCGACAAAATAGGGATAATAGCGGCCGTCTCGAATCACTTCTGCAAAAGCTGCAACCGCCTGAGGGTGTCGGCGGAGGGAAAGCTTCGCACCTGCCTTTTCAATCCGCAGGAGACGCCGCTGAAGGAAGTGATTCGGCGGCGCGACGAAAGGCTACTGCGCGAGGTGATAGTGGCCGCCGCCGCGGAAAAGCCGCGCTGCTGGGACGTCGTGAACAACGGCGATATAAAGATGTCTGGGATCGGAGGATAA
- a CDS encoding substrate-binding domain-containing protein, translating to MAVAVNYPEHVTLDEAWGLLRRAFGEYAGRFAAKMEISAALGHILTEDVTAARNVPHYAASAVDGYALSAGDTAGSSFATPVRIKKDKWQWMNTGAALPDWADSVLMVEDSSREEEEVVVYKSLTPSENVRPLGEDVMAGQIIAREGEEVSPALVSLFLCAGLEDVPVRRRARTLFIPTGDEMIPREEWLARETQRSGTAAESNSLFIAASFKKWGYRLDVAPILPDVPQILKEYVQKGVEDYDVVLVGAGSAKGERDHTIEVLSELGEVLFRGVRMKPGRPAIAAKIKGKPVICLPGFPMSTAVALWSLVYPLLRLLAGAGGETRELAREALAVKKIMPTKLLVQHSSPAGIEEWLKMKTALVGGTVYSWALTSGASVLWAIAESDGVALLPPSALECERGTEVDVWMTRDADLERRALFQGSDDPAVQLLVTPIRRRGADFVCRAVGSMGGLAALSRGECHVAAAHLLDEKTGGYNDLFIERFSKGQRWERLLLFYRTQGIIVARGNPKGIYRFRDLCTKDIVFSNRQPGAGTRVLFDCLLKQEGFCSERIKGYSQICTTHMEAANRVFAGAADAALGIKSAADALGLDFIPITEEPYELVILHEYLDHPGVAALLDSLNDAGWRGKVEEMGGYRWPK from the coding sequence ATGGCTGTGGCAGTGAATTATCCTGAACATGTAACGCTCGACGAGGCGTGGGGGCTTCTGCGCCGCGCGTTCGGCGAATACGCCGGAAGATTCGCGGCGAAGATGGAGATTTCTGCGGCGCTCGGGCACATCCTCACGGAGGACGTAACGGCGGCGCGCAACGTCCCTCATTACGCCGCGTCCGCGGTCGACGGCTACGCGCTGAGCGCCGGAGATACGGCCGGATCTTCGTTCGCCACGCCGGTCAGAATCAAAAAGGATAAATGGCAGTGGATGAACACCGGCGCGGCTCTGCCCGATTGGGCGGACTCCGTGCTGATGGTGGAAGATTCTTCGCGTGAGGAGGAAGAGGTCGTCGTATATAAATCTCTGACGCCGTCGGAAAACGTGCGCCCTCTCGGCGAGGACGTGATGGCCGGGCAGATAATAGCGCGAGAAGGCGAAGAGGTTTCGCCGGCGCTCGTTTCCCTCTTCCTATGCGCCGGCCTCGAGGATGTGCCGGTAAGGCGGCGCGCGAGAACCCTTTTCATCCCGACCGGCGACGAGATGATCCCGCGCGAAGAGTGGCTGGCGCGCGAAACGCAGCGCTCCGGCACCGCGGCGGAAAGCAATTCGCTCTTCATCGCCGCCTCCTTCAAAAAGTGGGGCTACAGGCTCGATGTCGCGCCGATACTTCCCGACGTGCCGCAGATTTTAAAGGAATACGTGCAAAAGGGCGTTGAGGATTACGATGTGGTGTTGGTGGGTGCCGGCTCCGCTAAGGGCGAAAGAGATCATACGATAGAAGTTCTTTCGGAGCTCGGCGAGGTGCTCTTTCGAGGAGTGCGCATGAAGCCCGGGCGTCCCGCGATAGCCGCTAAAATAAAGGGAAAGCCCGTGATATGCCTGCCGGGTTTTCCGATGTCGACGGCCGTCGCCCTCTGGTCTCTCGTTTACCCGCTGCTGAGGCTTCTCGCGGGAGCCGGGGGAGAAACGCGCGAGCTTGCGCGCGAAGCGCTCGCGGTGAAAAAAATAATGCCGACGAAGCTGCTCGTGCAGCATTCGTCGCCGGCGGGGATAGAAGAATGGCTGAAGATGAAGACCGCCCTCGTCGGCGGCACGGTATACTCCTGGGCCCTTACCTCCGGAGCGAGCGTGCTCTGGGCTATAGCCGAATCGGACGGGGTGGCACTGCTGCCTCCCTCCGCTCTTGAATGCGAGCGCGGGACGGAGGTGGACGTTTGGATGACGCGCGACGCCGACCTCGAACGCCGCGCCCTCTTCCAGGGCTCCGACGACCCGGCGGTCCAGCTCCTCGTCACGCCGATACGCAGGCGCGGCGCGGATTTCGTCTGCCGCGCTGTCGGAAGCATGGGCGGTTTGGCCGCGCTGTCGCGCGGCGAGTGCCACGTCGCGGCGGCTCATCTTCTCGACGAAAAGACGGGAGGTTACAACGACCTCTTCATAGAGCGCTTTTCCAAGGGGCAGCGCTGGGAGAGGCTGCTCCTCTTCTACAGGACGCAGGGGATAATCGTCGCGCGCGGCAATCCGAAAGGCATCTACCGCTTCCGCGACCTCTGCACGAAGGATATAGTCTTTTCGAACAGGCAGCCGGGCGCCGGCACTCGCGTGCTCTTCGACTGCCTGCTGAAGCAGGAGGGCTTTTGCTCCGAGAGGATAAAAGGCTATTCGCAGATATGCACGACTCATATGGAGGCGGCGAACCGCGTCTTCGCCGGCGCGGCCGACGCGGCGCTGGGGATAAAATCCGCGGCCGACGCGCTCGGGCTGGACTTCATCCCGATAACGGAGGAGCCTTACGAGCTCGTGATTTTACATGAGTACCTCGACCATCCGGGGGTCGCCGCGCTGCTCGACAGCCTGAACGACGCCGGATGGCGCGGTAAGGTCGAGGAGATGGGCGGATACAGATGGCCGAAGTGA
- a CDS encoding molybdopterin molybdotransferase MoeA encodes MAGFVKEVTGRIDAIEKISRRLLFPWDCPKKELPLGEAVGRRCAEEMTNGAPYPPFSRSLRDGYAVRHEDASGASSGTPLFLTKRGDVLMGRAPDFKISAGEAAAIPTGGILPEGADAVVMLEETDVAGGWIELRRGVQAGENVVRRGEDIELGAKLLPRGALIDFRSIGPLAAAGVSSIVTAAPKISLLSTGDEVVPIETSEPAPGCVRDVNAWNLKALLLRFGFEADYRGIACDDGAEFERRFRDELSGCDVLILSGGSSVGMRDHAFRLLSSLPEPGLLLRGLNVAPGKPTLIAADMASKKLVVSLPGHPLSCMAVAFTLLLPLLLRLIGAEEKECGTRVRLPLSSDLAARTGAEKFFACRLLADGRAEPAAAKSGYISALGGACGFIRMPEERETIRAGEEAEIWLWQ; translated from the coding sequence ATGGCAGGTTTTGTTAAAGAAGTGACCGGCAGGATCGACGCGATAGAAAAAATTTCGCGCAGACTTTTATTCCCGTGGGATTGTCCAAAAAAGGAACTCCCGCTCGGCGAAGCCGTAGGCAGGAGGTGCGCCGAAGAGATGACGAACGGCGCGCCTTACCCGCCCTTTTCGCGGAGCCTCCGCGACGGCTACGCGGTGCGCCACGAAGATGCGTCCGGCGCCTCCTCGGGTACGCCGCTCTTCCTCACGAAGAGGGGCGACGTGCTGATGGGGCGCGCGCCGGATTTTAAAATTTCCGCCGGAGAAGCCGCGGCGATCCCGACGGGCGGCATACTGCCCGAGGGGGCCGACGCGGTCGTGATGCTCGAAGAGACGGATGTAGCCGGAGGCTGGATCGAGCTGCGGCGCGGCGTGCAGGCCGGAGAAAACGTCGTGAGGCGGGGCGAGGACATAGAGCTCGGCGCGAAGCTGCTGCCGCGCGGCGCCCTGATAGATTTCCGCTCGATCGGGCCGCTGGCCGCCGCCGGCGTTTCGTCGATCGTGACCGCGGCGCCGAAAATTTCGCTGCTCTCGACCGGCGACGAGGTCGTGCCGATCGAGACTAGTGAGCCGGCGCCGGGCTGCGTGCGCGACGTGAACGCGTGGAACCTCAAAGCCCTGCTCTTGCGCTTCGGCTTTGAAGCCGATTACCGAGGCATCGCCTGCGACGACGGCGCGGAGTTCGAACGCCGCTTCCGCGACGAGCTGAGCGGCTGTGACGTGCTGATATTGAGCGGGGGCTCCTCAGTCGGGATGCGCGACCACGCCTTCCGGCTGCTCTCGTCGCTTCCCGAGCCGGGGCTTCTCCTGCGAGGGCTCAACGTCGCCCCGGGAAAGCCGACTCTGATAGCCGCCGACATGGCCTCCAAGAAGCTCGTCGTGAGCCTGCCGGGGCATCCTCTTTCGTGCATGGCGGTCGCCTTCACGTTGCTGCTGCCGCTGCTGCTGAGGCTCATAGGCGCGGAGGAAAAGGAATGCGGCACGCGCGTCAGGCTGCCGCTGTCGAGTGACCTGGCGGCGCGCACGGGAGCGGAAAAATTTTTTGCCTGCAGGCTGCTCGCCGACGGCAGAGCCGAGCCCGCGGCGGCGAAATCCGGATATATTTCAGCGCTCGGCGGTGCGTGCGGCTTTATCCGCATGCCTGAGGAGCGCGAGACGATAAGGGCGGGGGAGGAAGCTGAGATATGGCTGTGGCAGTGA
- a CDS encoding SPOR domain-containing protein yields MTHSRRTRSRDYKEKKGLTLFGRLILPLTLIMALALLYLSVKLFFFAPEKDGPSILPQRFQQVEVSSSDADEKAEIAALPENNAKAAQNQKTDDAPRKTSVKKTTGEEKKTKAQQTNTQAAKAQTKAQSSKLQPKNEAAQAKQQPKGGAALKKENISKPVPQQSAKEPGGERWDVQIGGFAAKEGAEITVKQAKESGYAPYVVESVLNGKPFYKVRVAGSRDKAASQELAGRLEKAGFPVYLVQIKK; encoded by the coding sequence ATGACACATTCACGCAGGACTCGCTCGCGCGATTATAAAGAAAAGAAGGGGCTCACTCTCTTCGGGAGGCTGATTTTGCCGCTGACTCTCATCATGGCGCTCGCGCTGCTTTATCTGAGCGTGAAGCTCTTCTTCTTCGCGCCGGAGAAGGACGGGCCGTCTATTCTGCCTCAGCGTTTTCAGCAGGTGGAGGTTTCCTCCTCCGATGCGGATGAGAAAGCTGAAATAGCGGCGCTACCCGAGAATAACGCAAAGGCGGCGCAGAATCAGAAAACCGACGACGCCCCGAGGAAGACGAGCGTGAAGAAAACGACCGGCGAGGAAAAGAAAACAAAGGCTCAGCAGACGAATACGCAGGCGGCGAAAGCTCAGACGAAAGCCCAGAGCTCGAAGCTCCAGCCGAAGAACGAGGCCGCTCAGGCGAAGCAGCAGCCTAAAGGCGGCGCCGCGCTTAAAAAGGAAAATATTTCCAAGCCGGTTCCACAGCAGAGCGCGAAGGAGCCCGGCGGCGAGAGGTGGGACGTCCAGATAGGCGGCTTCGCCGCTAAGGAAGGAGCGGAGATCACCGTGAAGCAGGCGAAGGAATCCGGCTACGCGCCCTACGTCGTAGAATCCGTCCTCAACGGAAAGCCCTTTTACAAGGTCCGCGTTGCGGGAAGCAGAGACAAGGCCGCGTCGCAGGAGCTTGCGGGGCGCCTCGAAAAAGCCGGCTTCCCCGTCTATTTGGTCCAGATAAAAAAATAA
- a CDS encoding B12-binding domain-containing radical SAM protein has protein sequence MRELPKGGDLPWALFYPADYSVGSASLGFQYIFERLRLSGVAAERFFCAPLPYRSADADTMLERFSVITATVAYEGSIPLFYRWLDSAGIPLLPEERAEGSFPVVGAGGALSYINPLSLSGVCDFIILGDGMEPLDYAVKCLRECGAAERKKLWRRLAGHQEILVPPVDIREGKLTRDLKTGRRLDLNGDYPAHSVWMTERGVFGKTLLLELQRGCARSCSYCTLPRCFGSARFRGFDIIEKALSETRRFGVPQAGLVTPEAGDYPFLPQLIDSLSQKNIALSFASLRVDRLDEKMISALAAGGRRSITIAPETGSDALRFSCGKRFTNALITEKLSLARERGIDRVKLYFMIGLPGETDEDVSAITELCRAVVSETGQSLTLSINPFVPKPGTPWEDEIFAGKLAIGQKYEKIKKEIRSITKKTPRLRLTGIKEAQEEFSLAWYGFDESRELARCVRSGSAKAAAAGRERTKEQLRHIG, from the coding sequence TTGAGAGAGCTGCCCAAGGGAGGAGATTTGCCTTGGGCTCTCTTTTATCCCGCGGATTATTCGGTCGGCTCGGCGAGCCTCGGTTTTCAATACATTTTCGAGAGGCTTCGGCTCTCAGGTGTCGCCGCCGAAAGATTTTTCTGCGCGCCGCTGCCTTACCGCTCGGCCGACGCCGATACGATGCTCGAGAGATTTTCCGTGATAACGGCGACCGTCGCGTACGAAGGAAGTATTCCGCTCTTCTACAGGTGGCTCGACTCGGCGGGGATTCCGCTGCTGCCGGAGGAAAGGGCGGAGGGCTCCTTCCCCGTCGTAGGCGCGGGAGGCGCGCTTTCTTATATAAATCCTCTCTCCTTATCCGGCGTCTGCGATTTTATAATCCTCGGCGACGGCATGGAGCCCCTCGACTACGCGGTAAAATGTCTGCGAGAATGCGGCGCCGCGGAGCGCAAAAAGCTATGGCGCAGGCTCGCCGGGCACCAGGAGATACTGGTGCCCCCTGTCGACATAAGAGAGGGGAAACTGACGCGCGATTTGAAGACGGGGCGGCGCCTCGACCTCAACGGCGATTATCCCGCTCACAGCGTGTGGATGACGGAGCGCGGGGTGTTCGGCAAAACGCTTCTGCTGGAGCTTCAGCGCGGCTGCGCGCGTTCGTGCAGCTACTGCACTCTGCCGCGCTGCTTCGGCAGCGCGCGCTTCCGCGGTTTCGATATAATAGAAAAGGCGCTTTCGGAGACGCGGCGCTTCGGCGTTCCTCAGGCTGGGCTAGTCACCCCCGAGGCCGGCGATTATCCCTTTTTGCCGCAGCTGATCGACAGCCTTTCACAGAAAAATATCGCGCTCTCTTTCGCTTCTCTGCGCGTCGACAGGCTCGACGAAAAGATGATCTCGGCTCTTGCCGCCGGCGGTCGCCGCAGCATCACGATAGCGCCGGAGACCGGCAGCGACGCGCTGCGCTTCTCGTGCGGCAAAAGATTTACGAACGCGCTTATAACGGAAAAACTTTCTCTTGCGAGGGAGCGCGGCATCGACAGGGTAAAGCTCTATTTCATGATAGGGCTCCCCGGCGAGACGGACGAGGACGTATCGGCGATAACGGAGCTCTGCCGCGCCGTCGTCTCGGAGACGGGGCAGAGCCTCACGCTTTCCATCAATCCGTTCGTACCGAAGCCGGGCACGCCTTGGGAGGATGAAATTTTTGCCGGAAAGCTCGCAATCGGGCAAAAATATGAGAAAATAAAAAAAGAGATAAGATCTATAACGAAAAAGACTCCGCGGCTGCGCCTCACGGGAATAAAAGAGGCGCAGGAGGAATTCAGCCTCGCGTGGTACGGCTTCGACGAAAGCAGGGAGCTCGCGCGCTGCGTGCGGAGCGGCTCGGCAAAGGCGGCCGCGGCCGGCAGAGAGAGGACGAAAGAGCAGCTCAGGCACATCGGCTGA
- the ftsZ gene encoding cell division protein FtsZ, whose protein sequence is MGEMSEIFQIDGSNYPSREVIKVIGVGGAGNNALNHIIRGGVGGVEFIAANTDIAHLELSEASTRIILGRELTKGLGAGSDPEIGCKSAMESREELRAAVEGADMVFVAAGMGGGTGTGGAPVIASIAKEAGALVVAVVTLPFTFEGRRRIKQADYGIGQLRDKVDALIIIPNDRLLSITDKKTSVNDAFKMADGVLHQAVQGVTDLIKRPGLVNVDFADVKTIMSNAGTAIMGIGEGYGEKRAATAAYNAINSPLMDSRMSGAKGILFNITGGANVGIHEIDEAINIITEAADEDAFIIWGHVFDPEMEDAIQITVIATGFDENGKPERQQRAQQAPRRAEPRMQSQRPVSSGVTTQGLDISAVKNLNSFTSSQNVQQPAAAEQRQKKAEYSPKASPAPAAEEGDLFTQSGAPVDQYDVPAYIRKKRQS, encoded by the coding sequence ATGGGTGAAATGTCAGAAATATTCCAGATAGACGGTTCGAATTATCCGTCAAGAGAAGTCATAAAGGTCATCGGTGTAGGCGGAGCGGGAAACAACGCGCTGAATCATATCATACGCGGGGGCGTCGGCGGAGTGGAGTTCATAGCCGCGAACACCGACATCGCGCATCTTGAGCTTTCGGAAGCCTCTACCCGCATAATACTCGGCAGAGAGCTCACTAAAGGGCTCGGCGCCGGCTCCGATCCGGAGATCGGCTGCAAGTCGGCTATGGAATCGCGCGAGGAGCTTCGCGCCGCCGTCGAAGGCGCCGATATGGTCTTCGTCGCCGCAGGAATGGGCGGCGGAACCGGCACGGGAGGCGCTCCGGTGATCGCGAGCATCGCAAAAGAGGCCGGAGCTCTCGTCGTCGCGGTCGTAACCCTGCCCTTCACCTTCGAGGGGCGCAGGCGGATAAAGCAGGCGGACTACGGCATCGGGCAGCTGCGCGACAAAGTCGACGCGCTGATAATCATCCCGAACGACAGGCTGCTCAGCATCACCGATAAAAAAACCTCGGTCAACGACGCCTTCAAGATGGCGGACGGCGTTCTCCACCAGGCCGTTCAGGGCGTCACAGACCTCATCAAGCGCCCGGGGCTCGTAAACGTCGACTTCGCCGACGTAAAGACGATCATGTCGAACGCCGGCACCGCGATAATGGGCATCGGCGAAGGCTACGGCGAGAAGCGCGCGGCCACCGCGGCCTACAACGCGATCAACAGCCCGCTCATGGACAGCAGGATGAGCGGGGCGAAGGGCATACTCTTCAACATCACCGGCGGCGCGAACGTCGGCATCCACGAGATAGACGAAGCGATAAACATAATCACCGAAGCGGCCGACGAAGACGCCTTCATAATTTGGGGGCACGTCTTCGACCCGGAGATGGAAGACGCGATACAGATCACGGTCATAGCGACCGGCTTCGACGAAAACGGCAAGCCCGAACGGCAGCAGCGCGCGCAGCAGGCGCCGCGCAGAGCCGAGCCGCGTATGCAGAGCCAGAGGCCGGTATCCTCCGGCGTGACTACGCAGGGGCTCGACATATCTGCGGTGAAAAATCTCAACAGCTTCACATCCAGTCAGAATGTACAGCAGCCCGCGGCCGCGGAGCAGAGGCAGAAAAAAGCGGAATATTCGCCGAAGGCCTCTCCGGCTCCCGCAGCCGAGGAGGGGGACCTTTTCACGCAGAGCGGCGCGCCCGTCGACCAGTACGACGTGCCGGCGTATATCAGAAAGAAGCGGCAGTCCTGA
- the ftsA gene encoding cell division protein FtsA has product MFKKTSNYTQGREPELLVGLDLGTSKVTVVVAERETDGDEAQIIGVGQAPSNGIRKGLIVNLDQAVRSVRQAVSDAQNMVGQDIRDVTVAFGGGEVTSIRSKGMVALGRSPRSVARLDIERVIDAAQANVVVPMNQSILHTIPVEYSLDGNIGIDDPLGMNAMRLDIDVQSIIVPTATIQNVLNCVTRAGLDVNSLVIKPLVSALGVLSPEDALAGAVVLDIGGGTTGVAVFADGRPKHLALLPIGGDHITNDLATVLKLPLNKAEEIKRTISLRSDFEEGDAMNFEHHGREYSIEKTDLHDIVGCRLAELCDELIRPQIKTAKITMLPGGVLLTGGVAKTDGIEDFFLEKLNLPARSALPLDANRMPPNRNTQEFSSAAGIIKYILERERDPFRYLDNPSVIKGGDKARPVQPVQEPFYPGTQPQKGSDGQGFDLFGAVRKIFKDIF; this is encoded by the coding sequence TTGTTTAAAAAAACGTCAAACTACACCCAGGGCAGAGAGCCTGAACTGCTCGTCGGCCTTGACCTCGGGACGAGCAAGGTCACCGTGGTCGTAGCCGAACGCGAGACAGACGGCGACGAGGCGCAGATCATCGGCGTCGGACAGGCGCCTTCGAACGGCATAAGAAAGGGCCTCATCGTAAACCTCGACCAAGCGGTCCGTTCGGTGCGTCAGGCGGTCAGCGACGCGCAGAACATGGTCGGGCAGGACATAAGGGACGTGACCGTCGCATTCGGCGGCGGAGAAGTGACGAGCATCCGTTCGAAGGGCATGGTGGCGCTCGGACGTTCGCCGCGCTCCGTAGCGCGGCTCGACATAGAAAGGGTCATAGACGCTGCGCAGGCAAACGTCGTGGTGCCGATGAACCAGAGCATACTGCATACGATACCCGTCGAATATTCGCTTGACGGCAACATTGGCATCGACGACCCCCTCGGTATGAATGCCATGCGCCTCGACATCGACGTGCAGTCGATAATAGTGCCGACGGCCACGATACAGAACGTGCTCAACTGCGTGACGCGCGCTGGGCTCGACGTCAACAGCCTCGTCATCAAGCCGCTCGTCTCGGCGCTCGGCGTGCTCTCCCCCGAAGACGCGCTCGCCGGAGCGGTAGTCCTCGACATCGGCGGGGGCACGACGGGAGTCGCTGTCTTCGCCGACGGCAGGCCGAAGCATCTCGCGCTGCTTCCCATCGGAGGCGACCACATCACGAACGACCTTGCGACGGTCCTCAAGCTTCCCCTCAACAAAGCGGAAGAGATAAAGCGCACGATCTCCCTCAGGAGCGATTTCGAAGAGGGCGACGCGATGAACTTTGAACATCACGGCAGAGAATACAGCATCGAGAAGACGGACCTGCACGATATAGTAGGCTGCCGCCTCGCCGAGCTGTGCGACGAACTCATCCGTCCTCAGATAAAGACCGCGAAGATCACGATGCTCCCAGGCGGGGTGCTTCTCACCGGCGGCGTCGCGAAGACGGACGGCATAGAAGACTTCTTCCTTGAGAAACTGAACCTACCCGCGCGTTCGGCGCTGCCCCTCGATGCGAACCGCATGCCGCCGAATCGCAATACGCAGGAATTCTCCTCAGCGGCTGGCATCATAAAATACATACTCGAGCGCGAACGCGACCCCTTCCGCTACCTCGACAACCCCTCGGTCATAAAGGGCGGCGACAAGGCAAGGCCGGTACAGCCGGTGCAGGAGCCCTTCTATCCCGGGACACAGCCGCAGAAAGGCTCGGACGGTCAGGGCTTCGACCTGTTCGGCGCTGTGAGAAAGATTTTCAAGGATATCTTCTAA